TAGATCTTCCTCTGAATATTTAGCCAATGAGTCTTTTCACCTGACTGTTGTAAATACCTTTGAAGGTCTTTATCCAGTTTCTGATAGGTTTCTTTAAGATCTTTCAGTACGCTACATGCTTTTGCACTTTCTTCTGAGTAGCTTGGCGTAACTTCTGTCAGAAGCTCCTGTGTGATAGTTAACTGCTTTTGTAATTCACCTACAATATGAGATGTTAAAAATATTACTCAAAAATGTATGCAGTGGCATCAATTAATACGAGACTACTTAATAGCTGGAGTAAACACACAGACAGGTGAACTACATGATGGAAAACTACTGCTCGTTCAGCTTTCACAAACACACCATGAGAAAACTGCAAAAGCCGAATTATTTTTAACTATTGTGACTAACACCAGCAACAGGCTCCTAAAATTGCTAATCAATTTAGGGTATATAAAAGATTTTTACAACACagaaatacaagagaaaaaaagagttttaaacaCCCAAAATTCCCCGGCCAGTTACATATGTTGCTATTGGCATGTACCCGCAACATGAAATTCATTCGGTCCTTTCCTTTAGCATTCACCACTCAAAAATAAGTATTCTTCAAAAAcacttttcccatttgttttaaaGCATAAGTAAGATTATTGTAAACGGTTTACGAATCTCATTTCTTACAGAACAGctgtttaaaaatgtaactttttgtcCAGACTGCAATACAAAACACAATTACTAATTTACTAAACACATTCTCTGATTCAAGACATCACACAAGGTCTTTAAGCTCTAGTGCTACAGGAAACACAACCAAGTCTATCCAACGTGACTTTAACCCTTAAACACAGAAACAAGAGGAGATCAAAAAGTATTTCTACAACTCTACAACTTGCTTACCCATGAAGaacaagggaggaggaggaatgccaTGAATACAGCTAAAAGATACAGGAACTTGCTAAAGAAAGTGTCTACGAAGACTGCCCTATTttcaaaagctaatttttttcctgctgtaggaTAAAAAACTTGTTCAAGTGCAGTTTAGTGGTTAAACAGACAAGAATTATTCACAGCAAAACACATGACTAATGTTGTAGCCCAGAGACCATACAAGCTCTAAGAGGACACAACATTTCTCCAGTGGCCACAGACAGATCCAGCAATAACAATGTAAGAATTTTAGCACACGAATCAAATTTTCATACCAAGGAATGTCAGCGTATCTCCTTCTATGTGAATATTCTTTATGGGTAATTCATGTCTAGTGGCATCCAGGGAATCTGCAAAGCTTTTATATTGCTCTTTAAACCGTTCACAAACAAGAACAAGGGGAGAAAGTACTTCCATCTGAAAAAGACACATGATGAACCAACACTTCTTTAAAGGCAGTCATTTTGTTAGTACAGACCCGTCTCAATACggaaaaagaatttataaaaaaaccccaaatacgaTTCTGAAAGGCTCGTTGACAGTGGAATTCAAGAAATTTGTGGTACGATACCCCTATCATGCTGTTTAATAAGCTTTCCTCTACCACCTCAAAACGCCTAGGTCAATACCTGCTTCCTTGTTACTGTAGCTCGAGGTATCAGCAACGTAGCAGGCAAAGTGTTATATTTGATACTTTCACTGTAGTTAACAGTGTATTCTCCAAGAGACAAAAGTCTTGTTTAATTTTTGCAACGTATATTTGTTAAAAGCAAACATAGgttcagttttgaaaattaattattaaaaaattaatcatttattagAAACTTGCCTTCTTCCAACCAGGCCAGAACTATTGCTGTCTAACatataaaaataagacaaagaaagaacagaTGTTCACTTCTCATCAAAGGGTTAGCATCTCAGCTCCAGCCATAACTGTAACTGCGCAACTGCAGGATGTTTACGTGGTTTTAAGGCACTTGCATCTCCTGTGCATCAACTGCAAACTGCTCTGGCAACCGctgcactgctgctgccccttgtcTAATACCTCTAACTTCTCCTTCCTGTGTATCCACAAGGGACAACCAAAAATGTGACAAAGGCATTTGCTTAGATTACTAGAGAGCATTACAtgccacaacagaaaaaaagatatttattttgtttaagacGTATAAAACTGTACCCCAGTAGGCCACAGAAGCAGAGGAATCTTCCCTGAATAAAGGGCTACTTCATAAGTGAGCTTGTTTAAATATAGGGGAAGCATAAATTGCAATAAAGCTTACCTGTTTGTCTAACACATCATCAAGTTTCTCCTCTGTCTCATTGAGCAGAATTTCGCGTTTCAACTTGAAGAGCTTCTCCTGTTGACTCTCCTTTTCTTCACACAATGTTATTAAGTTTTTTTCCGCTTTTTTCTCTACCTCAGCAAGATTTTTTGCTGCCTATTACATCCAAAAAATATTCACAACTGAAGTAATGCGCCTAAGTAATTAATATATTCTGAATAAACAAATGTAAGCCTCAGACGAGGTCAAAGAGCTTCGATTAATGAATCACAGACCTCATGCAATAACATTAAAGAACACATAGAACACTACATTAAAGCCCCTGTTCATCTTTTTCTCCCACCCCTGGTAATATTTTTTGTAAAGTAAAAATATACATCTACAGCAGTGAGTGAACCAAGAACTAAGCCACTGCTACAGCCTTGAACTCCAAACATGGTATTCCCAAAACTTCGGCATACCCTTGCTTCAGAAGGAACCAGCACCAGCTTAATAAATGGGCACTGAATTCTCTCCAAGAGAGTTTTCAAAGCAAGTCATACAGTTTTACAACCACAAACATATAAAGTGACAAAAATCAAACTTTTATGGATCAGAAAGCATAGAGAGAAATTAAACAGCTCCTTAATATCGAGTTCTTTTATCTGAAATACCAAATACTTGACTGACACTCACCTTTCCTCTTAAGTAAGTTAAAAGCAGTGTCTGAGATTCCAGCACTTCCAGAACATCAGACTCTTCtcccttcagaaaataaaagaatatactagatcaattttttttccaacatttaaataaattactgaaaGTTGAGTTTGTGCCCAGAATCATCATCAACAACGGTCAGCTTGATGAAAACAGTGTGGGTTTTTAAATAATGCATGTTAATTAAATATACCTCTTTGTTCCCccattttttataacattttcagCAGATTTTCATAATACTGGTAGAGAACTTGAAGTTTCAGTGCTACATGGAATGAGATTTCTAAATAAGGCACTTCAAATTTGGTTGAATCAATGTTAGTTTTCTGagcaaaaaatttcagaaaatatttaaagataacaaaatataattaaaaaatatggaCATACAGACAGGAATACAAATAGAATTGACTTGAGGAGATGCTACAATTGGAGCAGATTCTTTACCATAAGAAACGGAAGCAAAACTTCGATCAGTGTTGAGAGAtccaataaacaaaacaaacatcactAGCAGTTGACCAGACTTATCCTCTGACTTCCGCCAGAAGGCTTTAGATCATCTCAGGACCTTGAGATTGTTATCAAGATTAAAGATAAACAGAAAATCTTCGTTtcacacatttcaaaacaaacattctttaaaaatgaaagcagtgaGACTCACCGCTGTTTCGTAATCTTCATTTGAGTCTGCATCTTCTTCGCAAGCAGAGTCTGACTCAGAAATCTTTTCGCAGACAGTTTTATCTGTATCACAACAGAAAAGTTATTGCTCTCTTCTACCAAAGTGTATGGGGTGGGTCAACATACCATCAGGTTCTTCGAAGGCTCTATTTCTGGCTCTGATGATACTCATGAGATATGGATGACATCGGCATTTAGCTTTAAGTGGCAGTTACAGGTAGATGTAGTACAATTTTCAGAAGGGCTGATAATCTAACACCTATCTGCTATAGCAACAAAGAGTTGAGTGTACTTTGTTCTTTAATATTTGATCTTAAACAAAAAGAACAGAGCACGCAAAAGATACTAAAAATTGAGAGGTCAATTCAAGCCTCGAAGGTCTCAATACCTCTGCTTAAAGACACTGAAATAACATTCACTTTATTTAACAACATCCTTCTGTGAATACAGTAGGATACAAGGGTAACTTATCATCAAGTTACAgcacatacattaaaaataataaaacaagaaATTGAGTATGATTAGATGCTTACCACTGATAGCTGAGAGGTCAAAGTCTGGTAGACTAATTTTATCTCCATTTAATAAAGTGGACTGCAAGTCGCCTTTCCCAAACCTActctgatttaatgagccatcgACAATACCTGAAGAAATAAGCTGTTATCAAACTAAAAGAATTAGAACAGATTCTGCACAATTATATACTCTTTCACTAATACTTGGCAATCTTATGCAAACTTCCACACATTTACTTTCTATGCATCATGTGTATGCTCCCTGACTTACCTAGAGACAAAGTAGTTCAGAATGTTCTCCTCCTAAATATTTCACAGTTCAACAACAACACTCAGATGCAAAAAGGGAATAACGTTATTTCCTCAGGATTTACAAGACAAATTAAGGTCTTACATTTTATTGTAAttcccgcaaaaaaaaaaaaaagaagaaaaaaagaaaagactgtcttgcagagagggacttTCAGTCACTTACACTGGGCTtattaaaaagattaaataaaaataagcagagcAATGGTGAGCCCATAGTAAAAGAATAATTGAAAGCCTTGTGCAGAAGGCAAGGGATATGCTTATTTTAGACAATACAATTACTGAATTCCAAATTAGTTTTCTATCAGAATGTCCAGCCAAGAGTTTAATGCACTTCAGTTTACACCTCTTAATCTCACATCAAGTTTCTTAATTCCCTTTGTATACAGATAATAAATAGCAGTGATGCAAGTAATACAAAATACCATCTCTTAACCTCATTTTAGAGTTGTTACGAGTTCCACAGGTTGGAAATACAAATTTGCAAAAGAATAACTTTTAAATTCTTCCGGTGAAACCTACCAGCAGAAGTTTTACATTTCTGAGGAAGAACTGATCTTGATTCAGTTGCAGATGATTTCACAGCAGACGTTGAAAAGAAATTTGAAGTATCCTGACaaccaagaaacagaaaagactgaACATAAGCAGTAACCATGCCCAGCAATACATCTTACCGCCAACTTTAACGCTGACAGCAAAAAACTACAATCCCAGGGTGTCTTTGGTGCTTTGCAAGTCACCCAAGTACAGCCCCAAATTCCTATCCCGGTCCAGATCTCCCTCATAACCTTAGcagagccctttttttttttggcttagatCTCGCTGCCACACATCCGAGCCGCCCCTCAGACTATTCCTACCCTTGGCTGAGCGGCCCCTGAGCCCAGCAGCGAGGCGGCCAAGTACCTTCTCGGCGTTTTTCTTATCGTACTGCAGGTAGCGAGACTTCACgattctttttcctgaagaaggAGCAAAGAGACCTCAGCCGGGCCCGCCGCCGGGGCTTCCCGCCTCAGCGGGAGCGGGGGCTCCCCCTCACCCCGCGGCTACCTCTCCGCCTGCTTTTAGACACTTCTTCGTCCTCCGCCACAGTACTGGAGTCGCTCTCCAGCGCCGACATTCTGCAAAGACAGAGCGAAAGATGACAAAGGGTGAGAAGGCGGGGGAGGAAACGCCATTTAGCCGCCTGTCTTCTCACCCAGCCGCCGCCTCAGCCGCCATCCCGTTCGAACCGCCGCGCAGGCGCAGCACCGCCCCCCTCCAGCTTCAGGGGAGCagagcgccccctggcggcccggAGGAATAGGACGAACGGCCACCGCCGGCCCCCTCGGGGAACCGGGAATGGCGCTCCCCGCGGCACCAAGCGAGGAACGAAGGACGGCCAATGACTGTCACCCCATGACCTCTCCCCACCCggggaaactggggaaaaaacaaggaaacccgagggctGAAATAGAAACAGGTTTAATAGAGTAAGACTGCATAATTAAcgttaataatactaaagaaccaacaTCGATAccaatacagaatcatagaatcgtctgggttagaagggaccttcacaatcatcgagtccaaccatcaacccaacactgccaaaaccaccactaaacgatacccctcagcaccacgtctgcccggcttttaaatacctccagggatggcgactccaccactgtcctgggcagcctcttccaaggctcgaCAatcctttcagggaagaaatttttcctcatatccatcctaaacctctcctggcgcaacttgaggccatttcctcttgtcccatcacctgttccttgggagaagagaccgacccccccctggctacaccctcctttcagggagttgtagagagtgagaaggtctcccctcagcctccttttctccaggctgaacacccccagctccctcagcctctcctcacaacactcgtgctccagacccctcaccagctccgttgcctttctctggactcgctccagccccaaaactggacacagtattcgaggtggggcctcaccagtgcccagtacagggggacaatcacttccctagttctGCTCACcccactattcctgatacagacaATATAAAATATAAGAAGATTATACTGAGCCCATTCCCTCAGCAGGAGGCTGTGCGTTCCCAGCAGGGATAGCCAGtgtgggacactgtgagcgctatggcttggggaggaagggaagggctcaggggcccgccaccggggcaagaagttctcaggatcacggCCATCAAGGAACTCCTCAGctaactttctaatttatactgcaagtgacattcatggtatgaaataatcccattggcagcttgggtcaagtgcccgggtctcactcctcactctgcacctggggagctcaaaaacactgagagcCTAAAACCCACATATCACAGGtatctataaaataaatattttcaccaattcaggcactagagtcttctaaaagtgcagtttgcCCAAGCACTAGGAAGAGACCTCagtgagaagtaaaattactgaaattaaccctgtgtcactcaaaccaggacaaagcggggaaccccAAAAAGGCTACAGTGGGGACGTCCTGCCCCAAGGCCCTGACAAACAGCTGGAGGCCGCTGCCGCCCCCGCAGCAGGAGCCCTCACCGCGCCCTGAGGTGATGCTCCCACTGGGGTTCTTCGGTTTTGACAGGAATCCACCCACTCCCGCTTCTCGCCGTCGGGTCCCGCCTCAGGAAGCACTTGGCTCCCGACGAGTGCCCGTTCCCGAGCCCTGCCGGTAGCCTCGGGCGGGAGTGACGCGGCCTGGGCCGAGCGCCGCCCGCCGTTAccccggggctgaggggggcaGCGCATGCGCAGTGCGCGCGCGGCGCTGAATGGGCGCCGCCCTGCCTCCCCCTACCCGGAAGTGGCGAGCGGCGCCTCGGCGGGGCCTGTGGCGGGCGGCGGTGCTGGTCGCCAGCGCTTCACCCACCGGCTGAGGTAAACGGCGTCCCGCACCCCCGGTGGGTGCCTGctctcttttgtttcttccttcctcttcctcctctatgGGCGACCGAActcggtggtggtggcggcgccTTAGAAGGACCGAGTCTCACACAGACCGCTGAGCTCTGGGGCCAGTGTGGCGGGCGGCGGGGTTCTGAGGGGAAAGTGTCCGACGGGCGGCGGGGTTCTGAGGGGAAAGTGTCCGACGGGCGGCGGGGTTCTGAGGGGAAAGTGTCCGACGGGCGGCGGGGTTCTGAGGGGGAAATGTCCGGCGGGCGGGAGCCGAGGGGCTCCGCCGCTTCCCTcaggggcccgggggccgttcctCGGGTCGCCCCTCCGGGGCTGGAGCCCTGGCTCTGGGGTGGCTGCCTGGGTTGGGAAGAGACGCGGTGGCGGATGTGTTGGTGCTTGACTGGTTTTGCATCTGATGTGCCCGAAGAGCTGGACGTGCCCCACGGGAAGGAACATGCCTCGCCGCCCGGCTGTGCCTCCCGTCTCCCGGGCGATGTGCGGGGGGAAGATCTTGATCAGGGCACGGTGTTTTAACTTCCATctcctgctttctgctctttCACACGATGTCTCTAGCTCTGGGTATGAACAGCCTGTAACCTTTCGTACTAATATCTCGGCATCTTTCAAAAAATTCGTTAAAACTCTCTgggttcttttgtttctttgttttatttttgagcaGCTCTTGACAGTATCAGTGCTGCTGCCGTGCTGAGGGCATGCTTTATCATGGTGACCATCATTGCCTAGTTGATATATGCCTCTAGCTCTTTGTATCTTGGTAGTGCTGTGTCTTTTTGGTAAGTTTGGTTTTGCAATCTCTGGAAAGTAAAACTTTTGCAATctggaaacatctttttcttacGTGTTTGTAGGCTAAAAGTAGCCAAGTACTATCCTGATTCATGACTGTTGTGACCGTACTGTTGACATAGGTATGTGCAATCCTGATGTAAGATGACTTCCCAGTATAATTTCCAGCcttattttctattattctgtAAGTATTTTGGCAAAACTCTTACCCAGCTTTGTTTGTAAGTCCTGTTTGTGAAAAGTGAGAAGTACTTTGGATGCAAATGAGTACAGTATTCTTTGATTTCACCTTCTGGAAATGGGCGGCAGTGTAGCAAAGGGCTGGAGATGATCTCAGGCTTCTGGCAAATGCAATTAGCCTTTCAAAGATGTCATCAGCATCCTCCCACATTACTCCTAGAGGTGGATCAGTATTGGTTTGTCTACCTAGCTGTTTGCAAATAAGAGTTTGTCATGTGTAATTAGAAGCTCTCTGATTTCAGGTCTGTTAGCTGGAATACATAACTGAAGTACTTGCCCTAAAGTAATGGTGTGAGGTAAGCCTGTGTTCCCGTTTAGTATGTTGGTGTCACACCCATCAAGTTTTAGGAAGCTTTTGGTGTCTTTAACTTGGAATCTTGTCAGGAACAAATCCATTTAATACAGGGGAAGCATTATGGGGAACTTCTGATGCATATGTATATTCATATTAGCTTCAAGATTCATTGTGGCTTTCTTTAGAAAAGAGTTAATCTTGATTATTTTAGTCTTTGAACTAACAATGAGATTCTTTACCTGCTCTACGTTTAAAGTCCAATAACAGTTTGTGCTTTTCACAATGATGCATCTAAGAGCCTTTCCTTAATCATTCGTGTTTACTTATCAGCATAAAAGTCAGGAGTTACTGCAGTAATGTGATGGAACTGTTTTTGTAGGACTGTACagtttgggttgtttggggtttgtttggggtttttttttattttttttttttgttttgtggttggttttttttttttttgtttcaccatATTTGAAGGTTTGTCTCAACAAAAAACTTTTTCAGTGGTTGAATGTTGTAGTTGTGCAATGAGAGGGCAGCTGTCTGTGCACATGGATAGTCTAATCAGAGTGGGAAAGCTCATAAGtctgtgtttttctgtgaaaCCTAAAATTCTTATAGAACTAAATAATTTAGGAAGAGTAAATGCAGCTGATGAAAAATTTAAGTGAGGTTCACCTAGAAAGTAATGCTTTGTCCAGACTGAGTTTTCTGGCAAATAATGATTCAAACATTAGAACTCTTGAATAATCCTGTGTATGAATAACTGTTTGACTCATGTGCACGTAGTTCAATGTTGCTTAGGCTAAATATGGCCTTTCCTTAGCTAGATGGTCAAATACCATGATTCGCATATCTTAggcatttaaaaaggaaaaattcctgAAAGATGCAACAGTATTAGCTATCTCAGCAGCCACggaaaagagtgaaaaattaTGATTCAACAGAAAGTTTGTGGTTCAGTACTTTTTTATGAATTTGAAGGCTGAAAGTGTTTATTAATCACACTTCTAAGAAACAAGACCTACTTATTCTAATATCAAGGAGAAATAAAGCCTGAGATGCTCATGaggatttgttttcttcaagaaatggTTATTTTAACATTCTGAAAAGGACTTCTGAAAGGACTAGGACTGTCtttgcttcagaaaatgaaaattcagaggTTTTGTCTCTGGTATATCATGTTTTCTTCGTGTATCAGGTGACTGAAGTGTGGCTTGTAGAGTTGCTTTTATCTAGGCTTTATTGTGTTGTTTGTATCTGATTACCAAATGAAACTCAATGCAGATCCTAGAAAAATATGCTCTTCCTTTAAAGACCAGCAATATTTAAcaagaaaagtgttttaaaaggtatttttgacATATCTGCGTTCTACTGATGAACTCCTCTTCTTCTTAATTCACACAAAAGTTCAACTTGGAGTTTCTTAAGAAAATTTCAGTGTAAATGCAGCGTTAAACCAATGAGATTTTTACTCCCTTTACTGACAACTGCAATGCTATTAAggataaaattaagaaaactacAAAAGGTGGTAGACTCAcctgtaaggttttttttttggcttatctTCTTTGCCACTAACACTCTCGGGTTTTTTGCCTTCATTCCTTGTTTTGTCAACAGGGCcacttttccatttcctctgAATCATACCCaagcgcacatctctaactctgACATCATGCTTTTTCTAAGGTAATAACATGCTATAGACCTTTTCTGTCACTGTAAGACTGATAAGGTATCCTTGTCTTCAGCTTTAATTGTGCATCTGAGTCATTAAGAGGAAGTAGAGGTCTGCGTCTTAGGTGGTTTGAGGGCGTATATTTGGAACAGGGCTGTAGGGAGCAGAGAGAAGGTATCTGAGAGGGAACTGCCTGTAATGAAGGTTATTTCTTTGACTTTTTCCTGTATTACGTTGCATTACTTGCATTGCAGGCCAGCTTCTCCTTTGTTAGGCAGTCTGTGGCAGTAACTTCTCTGCCAGGGTTGATTACAAAGAGTAGTAACAAATGTGTTGTAAATTTGCATGCTCCATTCGGAACTACTCCTTTTGGAGCAGAAAAAGCCAAGAGCTTTTCGTTAAAGAAAACCAAGGATCTAAAG
This region of Numenius arquata chromosome 25, bNumArq3.hap1.1, whole genome shotgun sequence genomic DNA includes:
- the HAUS8 gene encoding HAUS augmin-like complex subunit 8, producing the protein MAAEAAAGMSALESDSSTVAEDEEVSKSRRRGKRIVKSRYLQYDKKNAEKDTSNFFSTSAVKSSATESRSVLPQKCKTSAGIVDGSLNQSRFGKGDLQSTLLNGDKISLPDFDLSAISDKTVCEKISESDSACEEDADSNEDYETAGEESDVLEVLESQTLLLTYLRGKAAKNLAEVEKKAEKNLITLCEEKESQQEKLFKLKREILLNETEEKLDDVLDKQMEVLSPLVLVCERFKEQYKSFADSLDATRHELPIKNIHIEGDTLTFLGELQKQLTITQELLTEVTPSYSEESAKACSVLKDLKETYQKLDKDLQRSFTQVQNLAYEVSKEVSLRNQRICEENYGLDVVKHWYFN